From a region of the Solanum stenotomum isolate F172 chromosome 2, ASM1918654v1, whole genome shotgun sequence genome:
- the LOC125856915 gene encoding RING-H2 finger protein ATL54-like yields the protein MAWYNRKMVVVIKDGMAICLNCSPESCPKECRISQFFPPPSSPIRSENHPMPYFFVILLCVLGAMFVFICYMITLKKYNMNMRRSGDNLSGNDDGFVDESDMDHPIWYIHTVGLPRSVIESIPEFKYIKIDSLIDGIDCSVCLSEFEEDESLRLLPKCSHAFHVTCIDTWLSSHMNCPVCRAPIVSDLNAALGINNVEVSSTDVDSSSGDDVENERMASEMESQELDEGGNIVALSNEEGEIVGFLEKVVDEKPKGLCSDLAEHRAKGNNVMHTEMRSVSMDPSAVIVVRRAMSQMTLDYSGEGCSNSKDQLAEASAKAENSDAAAKRGNRNSRLYEAMKCSSFGRSLQKVPICLKRSFSSSGNQSM from the coding sequence ATGGCTTGGTATAATAGGAAGATGGTAGTTGTAATTAAAGATGGAATGGCTATTTGTTTGAATTGTTCACCAGAAAGCTGTCCTAAAGAATGTAGGATAAGTCAATTTTTTCCTCCTCCTTCTAGTCCTATTAGAAGTGAAAATCATCCTATgccttatttttttgttattttgcttTGTGTTCTTGGGGCAATGTTTGTGTTCATTTGTTATATGATTACTCTTAAGAAGTACAACATGAATATGAGGAGAAGTGGTGATAATTTGAGTGGAAATGATGATGGTTTTGTTGATGAGTCAGATATGGATCATCCAATTTGGTATATACATACAGTTGGACTACCACGATCTGTAATTGAGTCGATACCCGAGTTTAAGTATATAAAGATTGATTCTTTGATTGATGGGATTGATTGTTCTGTTTGTTTGAGTGAATTTGAAGAAGATGAGAGTCTTAGGTTGTTGCCTAAATGTAGTCATGCTTTTCATGTGACTTGTATTGATACTTGGTTAAGTTCACATATGAATTGCCCGGTTTGTCGTGCTCCTATTGTGTCTGATTTAAATGCTGCATTAGGGATAAATAATGTGGAAGTTTCTTCAACTGATGTGGATAGTTCTAGTGGAGATGATGTGGAGAATGAACGTATGGCGAGTGAAATGGAAAGTCAAGAATTGGATGAGGGGGGAAATATTGTTGCCTTGTCAAATGAAGAAGGGGAAATTGTGGGATTTTTGGAGAAAGTTGTTGATGAAAAGCCAAAGGGATTATGTAGTGATTTAGCTGAGCATCGAGCTAAAGGAAACAACGTAATGCATACAGAAATGAGGTCAGTTTCAATGGATCCATCAGCTGTTATAGTGGTTCGTCGTGCTATGAGTCAAATGACTTTGGATTATAGCGGTGAAGGGTGTTCTAATTCGAAAGATCAACTTGCTGAAGCCTCAGCGAaggctgaaaattctgatgcaGCTGCAAAGAGAGGAAACAGAAATTCGAGGTTATATGAAGCGATGAAGTGTTCTTCCTTTGGTCGTTCGTTGCAAAAAGTGCCAATTTGTTTGAAGAGGTCCTTCTCTAGTAGTGGCAATCAATCAATGTAA
- the LOC125856890 gene encoding ATP-dependent RNA helicase DEAH12, chloroplastic-like, protein MHDSSSCNRRFPAPAMYHEHSYRQSNNRPCRPGYYSSSYELDRPPGHSHKSPNFVIQLRSGNRRINRYALDDLIEKLPFAPRSSFVFSKGFLSGSLIYDQWSETLEVIVKLWRMRLSGSHSFTPWVKRNVEVPSDEDELKARVKMVFLEELKGLLVEGELLQKWEKKLELLRDEICELSRLLKNRNNLRVCNEFLKKREGLEKESDLIRKRIEEFKRGIECIIQQLEETSLEEEEGGSRVFMIGTVFDWSKIHCLMMRECRRLDDGLPIFAFRQQILRQIHYQQVTVLIGETGSGKSTQLVQFLADCGVNGNGSIVCTQPRKLAANSLAQRVKQESEGCYEDTSIICYPSYSSGHKFDSKVVFMTDHCLLQHYMVDKTLSKISCIIVDEAHERSLDTDLLLALIKNLLLQRLDLRLVIMSATADAAQLADYFFGCGTFHVAGRTFPVDIEYVPCESTGCLGVGPISSYVYDVVKMVTEIHETEGEGTILAFLTSQIEVEWACEKFQTLSAISLPLHGKLSYEEQHRVFLSYPGKRKVIFTTNVAETSLTIPGVKYVVDSGMVKESRFEPGTCMSILRICNVSQSSAKQRAGRAGRTGPGRCYRLYSESDFEGMSHHQEPEIRKVHLGVAVLRILALGIKNVHNFDFVDAPSPKAIEMATRNLVQLGAVWKKDDAYELTIEGHKIIKLGIEPRLGKLILSCFNQYLSREGVVLAAVMASSSSIFCRVGSEGDKLKSDCLKVQFCHPNGDLFTLLSVYKEWEAVPKEGKNAWCWDNSINAKSMRRCQETVQELEACLKSELNIIVASYWRWDPQMHTEHDETLKRIILSSLAENVAMYSGYDQLGYEVAVSEKYLQLHPSCSLLNFDRRPTWVVFGEILSAANQYLVCVTAFEFSSLSALSPSPLFNFLEMDAQKLEKKVLTGFGSMLLKRFCGKSNSSVNNLVSRIRTKYMDERIGIQVNVGKNEVLLYASSSDMESVLGQVNDALEYESKLLQNECLEKCLFSAGSAASASVALFGAGAIVKHLELKKRILAVDIFHSNTKAVDDKELLMFLERNTSGDICAVHKSSGTGHDNEENRWGRVTFLSPDAAKQSMLLNQVECSGGFLKVVPSRSVFCNDQKQFSSVLRTRVNWPRRCCNGVAIVKCEPNDVGFMVKDFSVVMIGGNTIRSKPSNKYSDSIVISGLNTDHSETEVLEVLSGVTDGKILDFFFVRGSAVENPPVAACEEALRREISPFMPKNVQSIRVQVFQPEPKDTYMRASIMFDGSFHLEAAKALGHIDGKVLSGCLPWQKIRCQQQFHSSVSCPAPVYHVIRNQLDSLLPCLQRRNGVECKLERNENGSYRVKISASATKIVAELRRPLEQLMKGKIVDHVGISLTVVQLLFSREGNNIMKMVQQEPGTYILFDRHSLSVRIFGSSDKIEMAERKFVNSLLALHESKQLEVHLRGGLLPLDLMKRVVQSFGPDLSGLKLKVPDAEFSLNTKRHCISVKGTKDMKQKVEEIISEIAQSGLPSRMMDDETDCPICLCELEDAYRLEGCIHTFCRSCLLEQCESAIRSREGFPLCCMHKGCGAHILVSDLRSLLSSDKLEELFRASLGAFVAASGGLYRFCPSPDCPSVYHVTESGEVGAPFVCGACYVETCTSCHLEYHPYISCEKYKEFKDNPDFSLEEWAKGKENVKKCPVCGFTIEKVDGCNHIECKCGKHVCWVCLVFFSSSDDCYNHLRSLHQAIM, encoded by the exons ATGCATGATTCTTCCTCCTGCAATCGCCGGTTCCCGGCTCCAGCGATGTATCACGAGCACAGCTATCGTCAGTCAAATAACCGGCCATGTCGTCCGGGTTATTATTCTTCGAGTTACGAGCTTGATCGACCGCCAGGACATTCGCACAAGTCGCCGAATTTCGTAATCCAGCTTCGTTCCGGTAACCGGAGAATCAACCGGTACGCATTAGATGATTTAATTGAGAAATTACCGTTTGCCCCTCGAAGTTCGTTTGTTTTTAGCAAAGGGTTCCTTTCTGGGTCACTGATTTATGATCAATGGAGCGAAACGCTTGAAGTGATTGTGAAATTATGGAGAATGAGGCTTTCAGGCAGTCATTCGTTTACCCCATGGGTTAAACGAAACGTTGAGGTTCCATCTGATGAGGATGAATTAAAAGCTAGGGTAAAAATGGTATTTTTGGAGGAGTTGAAAGGGTTGTTAGTAGAGGGTGAATTGTTACAAAAGTGGGAGAAGAAATTGGAATTGTTGCGCGATGAAATTTGTGAATTGTCGAGATTACTGAAGAATAGGAATAATTTGAGGGTGTGTAATGAGTTTCTGAAGAAAAGGGAAGGTCTTGAGAAGGAGAGTGATTTGATAAGGAAGAGGATAGAGGAGTTTAAAAGAGGAATTGAATGTATTATTCAACAGTTGGAGGAGACGAGTTTAGAGGAGGAGGAGGGTGGTTCAAGGGTGTTTATGATTGGGACAGTGTTTGATTGGAGTAAAATTCATTGTTTGATGATGAGGGAGTGTCGCAGGCTTGATGATGGCTTGCCAATTTTCGCTTTCCGGCAGCAGATACTGAGGCAAATACATTATCAACAG GTGACTGTCTTAATTGGCGAAACTGGATCAGGAAAAAGTACGCAATTGGTTCAATTCCTTGCTGATTGTGGGGTAAATGGTAATGGGTCTATAGTTTGCACTCAACCTCGGAAACTTGCTGCAAATTCTTTGGCACAAAGGGTGAAACAGGAAAGTGAAGGGTGTTACGAAGATACCTCGATCATCTGCTATCCGTCATATTCATCTGGTCATAAGTTTGATTCAAAAGTAGTATTTATGACGGATCATTGCCTTCTACAGCACTATATGGTCGATAAGACTTTGTCCAAGATTTCATGTATCATAGTTGATGAGGCACATGAAAGAAGCCTAGACACTGATCTACTTTTAGCATTGATAAAGAATCTTCTCCTTCAGAGGCTTGATCTGAGGCTTGTTATTATGTCTGCCACAGCTGATGCAGCCCAGCTTGCGGATTACTTCTTTGGCTGCGGAACATTCCACGTGGCTGGTAGAACTTTTCCGGTTGATATTGAATATGTTCCCTGTGAATCCACTGGATGTCTTGGTGTTGGCCCAATCTCCTCCTATGTGTATGATGTTGTCAAGATGGTGACTGAAATCCATGAAACCGAGGGCGAGGGAACAATTCTTGCTTTCTTGACTTCTCAGATTGAAGTTGAGTGGGCTTGTGAGAAGTTTCAAACATTGTCAGCTATTTCTTTACCTTTACATGGCAAACTATCCTATGAAGAGCAGCATAGAGTTTTTCTCAGCTATCCGGGAAAGAGAAAGGTAATATTCACTACAAATGTTGCTGAGACATCATTGACAATTCCAGGGGTTAAATATGTTGTTGATTCTGGCATGGTCAAAGAAAGCAGGTTTGAGCCTGGCACTTGCATGAGTATTCTCAGGATATGCAATGTCAGCCAGAGCTCAGCTAAGCAGCGGGCTGGCCGTGCTGGGAGAACTGGACCAGGAAGATGTTATCGACTGTACTCAGAAAGTGATTTTGAAGGTATGTCTCATCATCAGGAACCTGAAATTCGCAAGGTTCATCTTGGTGTTGCAGTGCTGAGGATTCTTGCCTTGGGCATCAAGAATGTgcacaattttgattttgttgacGCACCTAGCCCTAAAGCTATTGAGATGGCCACCAGAAATCTGGTACAGTTAGGAGCTGTTTGGAAAAAAGATGATGCTTATGAGTTAACTATAGAAGGGcacaaaataattaagttgggtATTGAACCTCGGTTAGGCAAATTGATCCTCAGTTGTTTTAATCAATATTTGAGTAGAGAAGGTGTTGTTCTTGCTGCTGTTATGGCTAGTTCCAGCAGCATCTTTTGTAGGGTTGGTTCTGAAGGAGACAAGCTAAAATCCGATTGCTTGAAGGTGCAATTTTGCCATCCAAATGGTGATCTCTTCACTTTACTTTCTGTTTACAAGGAATGGGAGGCTGTGCCTAAGGAAGGAAAGAATGCCTGGTGTTGGGATAATAGCATCAATGCCAAATCCATGAGAAGATGCCAGGAGACTGTGCAAGAACTGGAAGCTTGCCTTAAGAGCGAACTTAATATCATTGTTGCAAGCTACTGGCGTTGGGATCCTCAGATGCATACCGAGCATGATGAAACTTTGAAAAGAATAATACTTTCTTCACTTGCAGAGAATGTTGCTATGTATTCTGGATATGATCAACTAGGTTATGAGGTTGCAGTCAGTGAAAAGTACCTCCAACTACATCCGTCCTGTTCGCTGTTAAATTTTGATCGACGACCAACCTGGGTTGTGTTTGGTGAAATCCTTTCTGCAGCTAATCAGTATCTGGTCTGTGTTACTGCATTTGAGTTTAGTTCTCTTTCTGCTCTTAGTCCTTCCCCGTTGTTTAATTTTCTGGAGATGGATGCCCAAAAGctggaaaaaaaagttttgacaGGTTTTGGGAGCATGCTATTGAAAAGATTCTGTGGAAAATCTAACAGTAGTGTCAATAACCTTGTTTCACGCATTAGAACTAAATATATGGATGAAAGGATTGGCATTCAAGTTAATGTTGGTAAGAATGAGGTTCTGTTATATGCTTCATCCAGTGACATGGAGAGTGTTTTGGGTCAAGTGAATGATGCACTAGAGTATGAAAGCAAGTTGTTGCAGAATGAATGCTTGGAGAAATGCCTATTCAGTGCTGGATCGGCTGCATCAGCCTCAGTTGCCCTCTTTGGAGCTGGTGCAATTGTTAAACATTTGGAGCTTAAGAAGAGAATCTTGGCTGTTGACATATTTCATTCAAATACAAAAGCAGTTGATGATAAGGAACTGCTGATGTTTTTGGAGAGAAACACATCAGGTGATATTTGTGCAGTGCACAAGTCCTCAGGTACTGGCCACGACAATGAGGAGAACCGATGGGGAAGGGTAACATTTCTTTCCCCTGATGCTGCTAAACAATCTATGTTGTTGAATCAGGTAGAATGTAGTGGTGGCTTTCTAAAAGTTGTTCCTTCAAGGAGTGTATTTTGTAATGATCAAAAGCAGTTCTCCTCTGTCCTCAGAACTAGAGTAAATTGGCCTCGTAGATGCTGTAACGGTGTAGCTATTGTAAAATGTGAGCCAAATGATGTTGGTTTTATGGTAAAAGATTTCTCTGTCGTAATGATAGGTGGAAACACCATCCGTTCAAAGCCAAGCAATAAGTACTCTGACAGCATAGTAATATCAGGACTTAATACCGATCATTCTGAGACAGAGGTACTCGAGGTTTTGAGTGGAGTAACAGATGGGAAAATTCTAGATTTTTTCTTTGTGAGAGGAAGTGCTGTGGAAAATCCTCCAGTTGCAGCTTGTGAAGAAGCACTTAGGAGAGAAATCTCCCCCTTCATGCCTAAAAATGTCCAGTCTATTCGTGTTCAGGTCTTCCAACCAGAACCAAAGGACACTTACATGCGAGCATCTATCATGTTTGATGGAAGTTTTCATCTTGAAGCAGCTAAGGCTTTGGGGCATATTGATGGCAAGGTTTTATCTGGATGTCTTCCCTGGCAGAAGATAAGATGTCAGCAACAGTTCCACAGCTCTGTTTCCTGTCCTGCACCTGTTTACCATGTTATTAGGAACCAGCTGGATTCTTTACTCCCATGCCTCCAGCGAAGAAATG GTGTGGAGTGCAAACTGGAGAGAAATGAGAATGGTTCTTATAGGGTAAAAATATCTGCAAGTGCTACAAAGATTGTGGCAGAACTGAGAAGGCCattggagcaactgatgaaagGCAAGATTGTGGATCATGTGGGAATTTCTCTAACTGTTGTTCAACTTCTATTTTCTAGGGAAGGGAATAATATCATGAAGATGGTTCAGCAGGAACCAGGAACCTATATTCTTTTTGACAGGCATAGCCTTTCTGTGAGAATCTTTGGTTCCTCCGACAAGATTGAGATGGCTGAGCGGAAGTTTGTTAACTCCCTTCTGGCACTACATGAAAGCAAGCAACTTGAAGTGCATCTTCGTGGAGGACTTTTGCCTCTTGACCTGATGAAAAGAGTTGTTCAGAGTTTTGGACCAGATCTTAGTGGTCTCAAACTAAAGGTTCCCGATGCAGAATTCTCTCTGAACACCAAGCGCCATTGCATCTCTGTCAAAGGTACCAAAGACATGAAGCAAAAAGTTGAGGAGATAATTTCCGAAATTGCTCAAAGTGGTCTTCCAAGTAGAATGATGGACGATGAGACTGACTGCCCCATTTGCTTGTGTGAACTGGAGGATGCTTACAGACTTGAAGGTTGTATCCACACCTTCTGTCGGTCGTGCTTGCTGGAGCAGTGCGAGTCTGCAATCAGAAGCCGGGAAGGTTTCCCGCTATGCTGTATGCATAAAGGTTGTGGGGCACATATTCTGGTTTCTGATTTGAGGTCTCTGTTGTCGAGTGATAAGTTGGAGGAACTTTTCAGGGCTTCTTTAGGGGCATTTGTAGCAGCAAGTGGGGGTCTCTACCGGTTTTGCCCCTCCCCTGACTGCCCTTCAGTTTATCATGTTACTGAATCAGGAGAAGTTGGTGCACCTTTTGTCTGTGGTGCATGCTATGTGGAGACATGTACGAGTTGCCACCTGGAGTATCACCCCTACATCTCATGCGAGAAGTACAAGGAGTTCAAGGACAACCCGGATTTCTCTCTAGAGGAATGGGCCAAGGGGAAAGAGAATGTGAAGAAATGTCCTGTTTGCGGATTCACGATAGAGAAGGTAGATGGCTGCAATCATATCGAGTGCAAGTGCGGAAAACATGTTTGCTGGGTTTGTTTGGTATTCTTCAGCAGCAGCGACGACTGCTATAACCATTTGAGGTCTCTTCACCAGGCCATTATGTGA